A single region of the Tachyglossus aculeatus isolate mTacAcu1 chromosome X1, mTacAcu1.pri, whole genome shotgun sequence genome encodes:
- the POLRMT gene encoding DNA-directed RNA polymerase, mitochondrial: MSVLRLNAALSRGAAGLGWILRIDSCPCCRRPLRKEAGRVWAWVRRSSSANTREQDRRRDGGRVELLEVLEARVKQLQAEFVSEVTVNRVELAPLRGSRESTLHLPGLADKGEVGGGSGAQVGSGLPGRWEKKLNKDKTVMQKRQQKLEAKLRAQHQLGPLTKIKVIKRSPKDILLAPLKDTSPDPPGPSGHTERASPDATELAHDQPREGFLGRVFPEQSTELEAEASPGGPAQREPPNLRHTNFQKNFLAYLECCIFTGQLEQAQTVLHQQHCRQSRQKLLTLPMYNTLLRGWAKKGSLPQIHQIFTMLWEASLTPDLESYAAALECLGRRDSDASVTARCLQQLKDRGYHLKNLFQDVRYVQDERRMVLKAIRKMDPNFTPPPPPPPELCTSPLLRDFYAKKGPVSYPKLHLSVKELQKGFREQLNAELATTVTISSVEEAKPLTDRTVQARELLTALRQEWKKSLLTTLRQTKTYMASTSQANQFNLYPYLCLLKDTQYVDTMMEALSTLPPHGDTLFALACNLGTKVHKLYKIQKQIQSSMVHEIKAIYKQYVHLLARDTQLNHYLPREYWEALESKAASSLSSSPRNVSWPHPVVLQLGIQLVEILVQSIKMPSNLLTSQREQKLIPILYHVYSFRSNRQIGFIRPHPTYNQLVADVGETSLTFDATVMPMLCPPVPWTSPHFGAYILSPTKLMRSLEGTVQHQQLLDRCPKTNLHSIFDALNQLGNCAWKVNQPVLDLIISVFNAKGSKKLGVPPPLSEAPPVPVFQLAPGDPPSKKTALLREIAESRKVAAEMYSLRVDALYKLSIAHHLRNRVFWFPHNMDFRGRTYPCPPHFNHLGSDYTRALLLFAEGKPLGPHGLDWLKIHLVNLTGLKKKQSLRDRLAYANEILEDILDSADRPMTGKKWWMDMEDPWQVLACCMEIAQAIRSPDPAAYISHFPVHQDGSCNGLQHYAALGRDIIGATSVNLMPCDTPQDVYEGVAQQVEQYRKRDAERGVHSAQILDGYVNRKLVKQTVMTVVYGVTRYGGRLQIEKRLKEIEFPKAYIWEASHYLVHQVFNSLKEMFTGTREIQLWLTESARLISKSGQTVEWVTPLGLPLIQPYHQDRVVVVNSNMQKVSLRVNSDMGQKPNTMKQKNAFPPNFIHSLDSTHMMLTALHCYSEGLTFVSVHDCFWTHASTLDIMNKVCREQFVNLHSQPILQNLSDFLVQKYCSKTLLKPRSKDKLGLEMLKVLSHVPATGDFDLQKVKESVYFFS, encoded by the exons ATGTCGGTCCTGCGGTTGAACGCGGCGCTGAGCCGAGGGGCGGCGGGGCTCGGGTGGATCCTGCGGATCGACAGCTGCCCCTGCTGCCGCCGCCCCCTCAGGAAAGAAG CAggaagggtatgggcctgggtcAGGAGATCCTCGTCGGCGAACACCAGAGAGCAGGacaggaggagagatggggggcgAGTGGAACTGCTGGAGG tCCTGGAGGCCCGGGTGAAGCAGCTGCAGGCAGAGTTCGTGTCAGAGGTGACGGTGAATCGAGTGGAGTTGGCCCCGCTGAGGGGCAGCAGAGAAAGCACCCTCCACCTTCCGGGCCTGGCCGACAAAGGAGAGGTGGGTGGAGGAAGCGGGGCCCAGGTGGGCTCCGGTCTCCCCGGTCGCTGGGAAAAGAAGCTCAACAAAGATAAGACGGTCATGCAGAAGAGACAGCAGAAACTGGAGGCCAAGCTCAGGGCCCAGCACCAGCTAGGCCCGCTGACTAAGATAAAAGTGATCAAGAGATCTCCCAAAGACATTTTGCTGGCTCCCCTCAAAGACACTTCGCCGGATCCCCCCGGACCCTCCGGGCACACGGAAAGGGCGTCTCCTGACGCTACGGAGTTGGCCCACGACCAGCCGCGGGAGGGGTTCTTGGGAAGAGTCTTCCCTGAGCAATCCACGGAGTTGGAGGCGGAGGCCAGCCCCGGGGGGCCGGCCCAGCGGGAGCCCCCGAACCTCCGCCACACCAATTTCCAGAAGAACTTCCTGGCCTACCTAGAGTGTTGCATCTTCACGGGCCAGCTGGAGCAGGCCCAGACCGTCCTGCACCAGCAGCACTGCAGGCAGAGCCGCCAGAAGCTGCTCACCCTCCCCATGTATAACACCCTCCTGCGGGGCTGGGCCAAGAAG GGCTCCTTGCCTCAGATCCACCAAATCTTCACCATGCTGTGGGAGGCAAGCCTGACCCCTGACCTTGAATCCTACGCTGCTGCCCTCGAGTGCCTGGGTCGAAGGGACTCCGACGCCAGTGTCACCGCGAG GTGCTTGCAGCAGCTGAAAGATAGAGGCTACCACCTGAAAAACCTCTTCCAAGATGTGCGGTACGTCCAGGACGAAAGGAGAATGGTGCTGAAAGCCATCAGGAAGATGGACCCCAACTttaccccaccccctcctcccccgccggaGTTGTGCACGTCTCCTCTACTCAGAGATTTTTATGCTAAG AAGGGACCGGTGTCCTACCCAAAGCTGCACTTGTCCGTGAAAGAGCTGCAGAAGGGCTTCCGGGAGCAACTGAATGCGGAGCTGGCCACCACCGTCACCATCAGTTCCGTGGAAGAGGCCAAACCTCTGACAGACCGGACTGTCCAAGCG CGGGAGCTCCTGACGGCCCTCCGCCAGGAGTGGAAGAAGTCCCTGCTCACGACCCTGCGGCAGACGAAAACCTACATGGCCAGCACGAGCCAGGCCAACCAGTTCAACCTGTATCCCTACCTGTGTCTGCTGAAGGACACGCAGTATGTGGATACCATGATGGAG GCCCTCTCCACCTTACCTCCACACGGAGACACGCTGTTTGCCTTAGCCTGCAACCTGGGCACGAAGGTGCACAAACTGTACAAGATCCAGAAGCAGATTCAGAGCAGCATGGTGCACGAAATCAAGGCGATCTACAAGCAGTACGTCCACCTGCTGGCCAGGGATACTCAG CTGAACCACTACCTCCCCCGGGAATACTGGGAGGCCCTAGAGTCGAAAgcggcctccagcctctcctccagcccccggAACGTGTCTTGGCCCCACCCGGTGGTACTGCAACTGGGGATCCAGCTGGTGGAAATCCTGGTGCAGTCCATCAAGATGCCAAGCAACCTCCTCACCTCCCAGAGGGAGCAGAAGCTCATCCCCATCCTGTACCACGTCTACTCCTTCCGCAGCAACCGGCAG ATCGGCTTCATCAGGCCCCACCCAACGTACAACCAGCTCGTAGCCGACGTGGGGGAGACCAGCCTGACTTTCGACGCCACCGTGATGCCCATGCTCTGCCCTCCCGTGCCCTGGACCTCGCCCCACTTCGGGGCCTACATCCTGAGCCCCACCAAGCTGATGCGGAGCTTGGAAGGGACGGTCCAGCACCAGCAGCTGCTGGACCGCTGCCCCAAGACCAACCTGCACTCGATATTCGATGCCCTGAACCAGCTAGGGAACTGTGCCTGGAAGGTGAACCAGCCCgtgctcgacctcatcatctccgtCTTCAACGCCAAAGGCAGCAAAAAGCTGGGCGTGCCCCCACCCCTCTCGGAAGCCCCGCCGGTCCCCGTGTTTCAGCTGGCCCCGGGCGACCCCCCGTCCAAGAAGACGGCGCTGCTGCGGGAGATCGCCGAGAGCCGCAAGGTGGCCGCCGAGATGTACAGCTTGCGTGTGGACGCCCTCTACAAGCTGTCCATCGCCCATCACCTGCGGAACCGGGTCTTCTGGTTCCCCCACAACATGGACTTCCGGGGCCGCACCTACCCCTGCCCGCCCCACTTCAACCACCTGGGCAGCGACTACACCCGGGCCCTCCTGCTCTTTGCCGAGGGCAAGCCCCTGGGGCCCCATGGCCTGGACTGGCTCAAGATCCACCTCGTCAACTTGACGGGGCTGAAGAAGAAGCAGTCCCTGCGGGACCGGCTGGCTTACGCCAACGAGATCCTGGAGGACATCCTGGACTCGGCCGACCGCCCCATGACG ggaaAGAAGTGGTGGATGGACATGGAAGATCCCTGGCAGGTCCTGGCGTGCTGCATGGAGATCGCCCAGGCCATCCGCTCCCCAGACCCTGCGGCATACATCTCGCATTTCCCCGTCCACCag gaTGGTTCCTGCAACGGGCTGCAGCACTACGCGGCTCTGGGCCGGGACATCATCGGCGCCACCTCCGTCAACCTCATGCCCTGCGATACCCCCCAGGACGTGTACGAAGGCGTGGCGCAGCAG GTGGAGCAGTACCGGAAGAGAGATGCCGAGAGGGGGGTGCACTCGGCCCAAATCCTGGACGGCTACGTCAACCGCAAGCTGGTGAAGCAGACGGTCATGACGGTGGTCTACGGGGTGACGCGCTACGGCGGGCGGCTGCAGATCGAGAAGCGCCTGAAGGAGATTGAGTTCCCAAAG GCTTATATATGGGAGGCCTCACACTACCTCGTCCACCAGGTCTTCAACAGCCTCAAGGAGATGTTTACAGGAACCAGGGAGATCCAG CTCTGGCTGACGGAAAGCGCCCGGTTGATCTCCAAGTCGGGTCAGACGGTGGAGTGGGTCACGCCGCTGGGCCTCCCCCTCATCCAGCCCTATCACCAAGACAGGGTGGTCGTC gTAAACAGCAACATGCAGAAAGTTAGCCTGCGGGTCAACTCGGATATGGGCCA GAAGCCCAACACCATGAAGCAGAAGAATGCCTTCCCCCCCAACTTCATCCACTCGCTCGACTCCACCCACATGATGCTGACGGCTCTACACTGCTACAG CGAGGGGCTGACCTTCGTGTCCGTGCACGACTGCTTCTGGACTCACGCCTCCACGCTGGACATCATGAACAAG gtctGTCGTGAACAGTTTGTGAACCTGCACAGCCAGCCCATCCTTCAGAACCTGTCGGACTTCCTGGTACAGAAATACTGCTCCAAGACCCT CCTTAAGCCCCGCAGCAAGGACAAGCTGGGCCTGGAGATGCTGAAGGTGCTGTCTCACGTTCCCGCGACAG GAGACTTTGACCTGCAAAAGGTGAAAGAATCCGTCTATTTCTTCAGCTGA